One window from the genome of Leptospira broomii serovar Hurstbridge str. 5399 encodes:
- a CDS encoding YebC/PmpR family DNA-binding transcriptional regulator, translated as MSGHSKWATIKRKKDAIDSKRGAIFTKVVKEITVAARMGGSDQEGNPRLRLAVLKAKSANMPKDNIERAIKKGTGELEGIVYEECLYECFGPGGIAIMVEAVTDKKSRTTPEIKSILTKLGGSLATTGSVSRLFERKGIIIVPSDQIGEEELFDLAAGAGAEDVQNEGEVYRIVSTPEDYEAVQNALNHKGIKTDESEIRFVPLVTTEVADKEIADKVMKLIDNLESHDDVQSVNSNFELAPELEKEYE; from the coding sequence ATGTCGGGTCATAGTAAGTGGGCCACTATTAAGCGTAAGAAGGACGCGATCGATTCGAAACGAGGGGCGATCTTTACAAAAGTGGTAAAAGAGATCACCGTAGCCGCAAGAATGGGGGGATCGGACCAGGAAGGAAATCCTCGTTTACGTCTCGCGGTGTTGAAGGCCAAATCCGCGAATATGCCTAAGGATAATATCGAACGGGCGATTAAAAAAGGAACTGGAGAATTAGAGGGCATCGTTTACGAGGAATGCCTTTATGAATGTTTCGGTCCCGGCGGTATTGCAATCATGGTCGAGGCCGTAACGGATAAAAAATCCAGAACTACTCCCGAAATTAAAAGTATTCTGACCAAGTTGGGAGGCTCCCTCGCAACAACCGGAAGCGTTAGTCGTCTTTTCGAAAGAAAAGGGATTATTATCGTTCCCTCGGATCAGATCGGAGAAGAGGAACTCTTTGATTTAGCGGCGGGGGCCGGCGCCGAAGACGTTCAAAACGAAGGCGAAGTCTATAGGATAGTCTCGACTCCAGAAGATTATGAGGCGGTTCAAAATGCCTTGAATCATAAAGGAATTAAGACCGACGAATCCGAAATTAGATTCGTTCCTTTGGTCACTACCGAAGTGGCCGATAAGGAGATTGCGGATAAAGTGATGAAATTAATCGATAATCTCGAATCTCATGACGATGTTCAGAGCGTGAATTCCAACTTCGAATTGGCTCCGGAATTAGAGAAAGAATATGAATGA
- a CDS encoding crossover junction endodeoxyribonuclease RuvC has product MKVLGIDPGSHRMGYAVLEKVKSVILVRTYGTIEVPPGTKSPVNLIAIRRQLDAILDEFRPDLACVEELFFAKNRSTAAKVYESRGVILLTLGEHNVPVVEPTASQIKKGTTGSGTADKKDIKSALGLLLGLRDLTGHDDSWDALASAYVGLAMAGSVGL; this is encoded by the coding sequence ATGAAAGTCTTAGGCATAGATCCTGGCTCCCATCGCATGGGATATGCCGTTTTAGAGAAAGTAAAGTCGGTGATTCTAGTTCGCACATACGGGACGATCGAAGTCCCGCCGGGTACGAAAAGTCCGGTAAATTTAATCGCGATTCGCCGTCAGTTAGACGCCATATTGGACGAATTTCGACCCGATCTCGCCTGCGTAGAGGAGCTTTTTTTTGCAAAGAATAGATCCACTGCAGCTAAAGTGTACGAATCTCGGGGAGTCATTTTGCTTACATTAGGAGAGCATAATGTTCCCGTCGTCGAGCCGACGGCTTCTCAAATTAAAAAAGGAACTACCGGTAGCGGAACCGCCGATAAGAAAGATATAAAATCCGCCTTAGGATTGTTGCTTGGACTGCGTGATTTGACCGGACATGACGACTCTTGGGATGCGTTAGCATCCGCGTACGTAGGCTTAGCAATGGCCGGATCGGTCGGTTTGTAA
- the cfa gene encoding cyclopropane fatty acyl phospholipid synthase, with the protein MRSAIRSKVENLFSGAGISFGGNSPWDIKIRDEAFYERLIAKGSLGFGEAYMDGWFESEQLDQTVYRIVKAGLENAGGKSWRDILLLVLSRLINQQNKSRAFEVGERHYDLGNDLFQEMLDPELVYSCAYWKNAANLAEAQKNKLDLICRKIGLKSGMKVLDIGCGWGGFARHAARNYGAEVVGISVSKEQLALANDLSKGLKIEFRLQDYRDVNESFDRIVSVGQMEHVGFKNYRTYMKLVYKCLKDEGLFLLHTIGSNDTARVGDAWIEKYIFPNSLLPSLAQLTSASENLFVLEDLQNFGSDYDRTLMAWYHNFERSWKKIGSKYGERFHKMWKFYLLACAGAFRARKLQLWQFVFTKGVDGVYEAAR; encoded by the coding sequence ATGCGAAGCGCTATTCGAAGTAAAGTGGAAAATCTTTTTTCCGGAGCGGGTATTTCATTCGGAGGAAATTCCCCCTGGGATATTAAGATCAGAGACGAAGCCTTTTACGAAAGACTAATCGCAAAAGGCTCGTTAGGTTTTGGAGAGGCCTATATGGACGGCTGGTTCGAGAGCGAACAGTTGGATCAAACCGTCTATAGAATCGTTAAAGCAGGACTCGAAAACGCCGGTGGAAAATCCTGGAGAGATATTCTACTACTCGTACTTTCACGGTTGATTAATCAGCAAAATAAAAGTAGAGCCTTCGAAGTCGGGGAAAGACATTATGATCTCGGAAACGATCTCTTTCAAGAAATGCTCGATCCGGAACTCGTATATTCATGCGCCTATTGGAAGAACGCTGCCAACCTAGCAGAAGCGCAAAAAAACAAACTGGATTTAATCTGTCGTAAAATCGGATTAAAATCAGGTATGAAAGTATTGGATATCGGTTGTGGTTGGGGAGGCTTTGCCCGGCATGCTGCGCGAAACTACGGAGCGGAAGTCGTAGGAATTAGCGTTTCAAAAGAGCAACTAGCTCTAGCCAACGATCTTTCCAAAGGTTTAAAAATCGAATTTAGGCTACAGGACTATAGGGACGTGAACGAGTCTTTTGATCGTATCGTTTCCGTCGGTCAAATGGAGCATGTCGGGTTTAAGAATTATAGGACCTATATGAAACTTGTTTATAAATGTCTTAAAGACGAAGGTCTCTTTCTCTTACATACGATAGGATCCAATGATACCGCGAGAGTAGGAGATGCGTGGATAGAAAAATACATATTTCCGAATTCCCTTCTTCCTTCGTTGGCTCAATTAACGAGTGCAAGTGAAAATTTATTCGTATTAGAAGATCTACAGAACTTCGGAAGCGATTATGATAGAACCCTAATGGCCTGGTATCATAATTTCGAAAGATCCTGGAAGAAAATAGGATCCAAATACGGAGAAAGATTCCACAAAATGTGGAAATTCTATCTTCTTGCGTGCGCAGGTGCATTCCGAGCTCGTAAATTACAACTTTGGCAATTTGTTTTCACGAAAGGTGTGGATGGCGTTTACGAGGCCGCAAGATAA
- a CDS encoding ParB-like protein, which yields MTDIQEYTSDLQIDDFSVVDTSTLHPTQLCLGFREVQYRIGQFKEMSSEDLDSYLKENYLPVVIGPDKRPYVVDHHHRARAIELTDMRDTVYIKVLKNCCEWKERDFWLMMRENAWVYLFDKDGNPADTEEIPSSLEDLKDDKYRSLAWAVRKAGAYEKSDKPFQEFLWGDFFRQRIDFEDTEEGFQAAVNKAVELCKTHEAKHLPGFIKN from the coding sequence ATGACCGACATCCAAGAATACACATCCGATCTGCAGATAGACGATTTCAGCGTAGTCGATACTTCGACTCTACATCCGACTCAACTCTGCCTTGGATTCCGAGAGGTTCAATATAGAATCGGACAATTTAAAGAAATGTCTTCGGAAGATCTGGATTCATACTTAAAAGAGAATTACCTTCCAGTGGTAATCGGCCCGGACAAGCGACCTTACGTCGTGGATCATCATCATCGTGCTCGCGCAATCGAACTCACCGACATGCGTGATACGGTCTATATTAAAGTTTTAAAAAACTGTTGCGAATGGAAAGAGAGAGACTTCTGGTTAATGATGCGGGAAAATGCATGGGTATACTTATTCGACAAAGATGGGAACCCCGCAGATACCGAGGAAATTCCCTCCAGCCTGGAAGATCTAAAAGACGATAAATACAGAAGTTTAGCGTGGGCGGTACGCAAAGCCGGCGCTTATGAAAAATCGGACAAACCGTTTCAAGAGTTCCTATGGGGAGATTTTTTTAGGCAGCGGATAGATTTTGAGGATACTGAAGAAGGGTTTCAAGCTGCCGTAAATAAGGCCGTCGAACTTTGTAAAACTCACGAAGCAAAACATCTGCCGGGATTCATTAAAAATTAG
- a CDS encoding type III pantothenate kinase: MILVIDVGNTNTVFGIYRDGSKEPIFHRRTVTRRDRTSDEMGLFLRGFLREFEIDSSHIRGGIYSSVVPQLNPILERMIQDWFKIDPIRVHYQMKLPFGIKYPRPFEIGADRLVNAAAAVVDHPGKSIIIDLGTATTFCVVDESPNYLGGVIAPGLKGSMDALTRNAAQLPPIVFQAPTKILGDSTIESIQAGFFYGWIGLLEGIIREIKKSYGQEYTVIGTGGLVTTIHAAHPGIFDKIEPLLTLRGLQFLYELNH, from the coding sequence ATGATTCTAGTTATAGATGTCGGTAATACAAATACCGTTTTCGGAATTTACCGGGACGGTTCCAAGGAACCTATCTTTCATAGGCGAACCGTAACGAGAAGAGACCGGACCTCCGATGAAATGGGCCTTTTTCTAAGAGGGTTTTTAAGGGAATTTGAAATCGATAGTTCGCATATTCGCGGAGGAATTTATTCTTCGGTAGTTCCCCAATTGAATCCTATCTTAGAAAGAATGATCCAAGATTGGTTTAAGATCGACCCGATTAGAGTTCATTATCAAATGAAACTCCCGTTCGGAATTAAATATCCTAGACCTTTCGAGATCGGAGCCGACCGTTTGGTAAACGCCGCCGCTGCGGTAGTCGATCATCCGGGAAAAAGTATCATCATCGACTTAGGTACTGCGACTACATTTTGCGTAGTCGACGAATCTCCGAATTACTTAGGCGGAGTTATCGCTCCCGGATTAAAGGGATCCATGGACGCTCTCACGCGAAACGCCGCCCAATTGCCGCCGATCGTATTCCAAGCGCCGACGAAGATACTAGGCGATTCCACGATCGAATCCATCCAAGCTGGATTTTTTTACGGATGGATCGGATTATTGGAAGGAATCATACGAGAAATTAAAAAAAGCTACGGGCAGGAATATACCGTGATTGGCACCGGCGGATTGGTTACCACTATCCACGCAGCCCATCCAGGAATTTTCGATAAAATAGAACCGTTATTAACGTTACGAGGGTTGCAATTTCTGTACGAATTGAATCATTAA
- a CDS encoding biotin--[acetyl-CoA-carboxylase] ligase has translation MSFRLLEPDKGILLSEAISTNTILKGKEFPPGTWIQADFQSQGRGRKNRTWAILGDEPFIFSGKFRSTGELPSPNLFSLFIGVSVAKALLSTYPSLHESGDLKIKWPNDIFVNGKKVCGILIETEKEGEDWDWIVGIGINLFGKSLSEELPEAGFVTSLTTEAGRKNRFLETLLPLLNDAALSLADGKTYLSFINERLLWKGNAISYTENGVPQTAILLEVDDSGRLLVRSPSGEITEFIDSPEDFRSLG, from the coding sequence ATGTCTTTTCGACTTCTCGAACCCGATAAAGGGATACTTCTTTCCGAGGCAATCTCGACAAATACGATTCTAAAGGGGAAAGAATTTCCTCCAGGAACCTGGATCCAAGCTGACTTTCAGTCTCAAGGAAGGGGACGTAAAAATCGAACCTGGGCGATACTAGGGGACGAGCCTTTCATATTCTCCGGAAAGTTTCGTTCGACAGGCGAATTACCTTCTCCGAATCTTTTTTCCTTATTCATCGGAGTCTCCGTAGCTAAAGCCCTGTTATCAACCTATCCTTCTTTACACGAATCGGGCGATCTTAAAATCAAATGGCCGAACGATATTTTCGTGAACGGTAAGAAAGTTTGCGGGATTTTAATAGAAACCGAAAAAGAAGGAGAAGACTGGGATTGGATCGTCGGCATCGGGATTAATCTTTTCGGAAAAAGTCTCTCGGAAGAATTACCCGAAGCCGGATTTGTGACGTCCTTGACGACCGAGGCCGGAAGAAAAAACCGTTTCTTAGAAACGCTCCTACCGTTGTTAAATGATGCGGCCCTATCCCTGGCCGACGGTAAAACGTATCTTTCGTTTATTAACGAACGACTTCTATGGAAAGGAAATGCGATCTCCTATACGGAAAACGGAGTTCCGCAGACCGCGATATTATTGGAAGTGGATGATTCCGGACGCCTACTCGTTCGATCTCCTTCCGGAGAAATCACCGAATTCATTGACAGTCCCGAAGATTTTAGATCCCTGGGTTAG
- a CDS encoding efflux RND transporter permease subunit, translating into MMMIGIILLGTIGFSRMGLSQMPDVDFPVVNVTLNLEGANASVMETDVVDPIEEVLLTVQGVVEVRSVSTDNSATITVELELKRDVDVAIQEIQTKIAQVQNKLPDALDPPILMKSNPDDTPIIWISLTAVGRTDQEKMIFVKSHLKDKFQEISGVGEIILGGYVDRTINVFLDPIRLTRAELTVNDITNTLTEQNIEVPSGRVENKSSEVSLRAVGDVPTVEQFSNIFINSRSGAAMFRPVRLREVAHIEDGLDEIRRISRFNGISAVGLGIKKLKGANAVQVGDLIKKKIAELKPTLPKGYDLSIANDNTTFIRDSVKELIFTLVLSALLTGFVCRLFLGSWSSTWNVLLAIPTSVMGTFLILYFAGFTLNTFTLLGLSLAVGIVVDDAIMVLENISRHREMGKTWFQAALDGASEIRFAALAATLAIIAIFLPVAFMSGIIGRYFLEFGVTVAVAVALSLFEALSFTPMRASRYREHKLQEHKKRGGKATIRFPEPVSDPNRFEQTIAKFKAAVAPISFFKKMDPIIERFLQFSERIYGKALDYVIAFPKIILILSTLLFVLSLGFLLLLKKEFIPPQDMGRFIIRAKMPIGSSIYRTNEAMKKVEEYLLKKPEISKYMSNIGGMGGTESNGAMFFVSVKDMGQRPKSKKTGREITQNEIFGDLRKDLKALVPECKFSVQDLSQRGFSAGRGYPVELVLSGPDWANLAKVADEIRNRLDQSGVLLDIDTDYVSGQPEVRILPNREAAALRGVSMANIGNTIGPLMGGKKVSRFTENGRSYDVRVKINKEQGEKADIIPNISVRNTYGEFVRLKDVLVLQATNTLKNITRVNRDRTIKIFGNPPVAVGQNKATEESIRIAKEVLPEGYSVDVTGSAKTAGESASSLLFALVMGIVMSYMILASQFNSLKQPLYILLAMPFSFSGALIALYFTKQSFNMYSFIGLIMLLGLVKKNSILLVEFVNHVRSQGKSIAESIREGCPVRLRPVLMTSFSSIAAAIPPALALGPGSETRVPMAITILGGLVLSTLITFIVVPAAYFLMEKESNDKLSHNR; encoded by the coding sequence ATGATGATGATCGGTATTATCCTACTCGGCACTATAGGGTTTTCCCGGATGGGACTTTCTCAGATGCCGGACGTGGACTTTCCGGTAGTAAACGTTACGTTAAATTTAGAGGGTGCCAACGCTTCGGTTATGGAAACCGATGTGGTGGATCCGATCGAAGAAGTTTTACTTACGGTTCAGGGAGTAGTAGAAGTTAGATCGGTATCCACCGATAACTCCGCCACAATCACTGTGGAACTCGAATTGAAGCGCGATGTAGACGTTGCGATTCAAGAAATTCAGACTAAAATCGCTCAAGTTCAAAACAAATTACCGGACGCCTTGGACCCTCCTATCTTGATGAAGTCCAACCCGGACGACACACCCATCATTTGGATTTCGCTGACAGCCGTCGGTCGAACGGATCAAGAAAAAATGATCTTCGTGAAATCGCATCTCAAGGATAAATTTCAAGAGATATCGGGTGTAGGAGAAATCATTTTAGGCGGATACGTGGATCGGACGATCAACGTTTTCTTGGATCCGATACGATTGACTAGGGCGGAATTGACCGTCAATGATATTACAAATACATTAACCGAACAGAATATAGAAGTGCCCTCGGGGAGAGTGGAAAACAAAAGTTCGGAAGTTTCGTTGAGAGCTGTCGGAGACGTCCCGACAGTGGAGCAGTTCTCGAATATCTTTATAAATTCGAGAAGCGGGGCCGCCATGTTTCGACCCGTTCGTCTTCGTGAAGTCGCTCATATCGAGGACGGCTTGGATGAAATTAGAAGGATTTCGCGCTTTAACGGAATTTCAGCAGTCGGATTAGGAATTAAAAAACTCAAAGGCGCAAACGCGGTTCAAGTCGGAGATCTAATTAAGAAGAAGATCGCGGAATTAAAACCGACGCTTCCGAAAGGATACGATCTTTCCATTGCGAATGATAACACTACATTTATCCGCGATTCAGTCAAAGAGCTGATCTTTACGCTCGTACTTTCCGCGCTTTTGACCGGCTTTGTATGTAGATTATTCTTGGGAAGTTGGAGCAGCACGTGGAACGTACTCCTTGCAATTCCTACTTCCGTGATGGGGACTTTCTTAATATTATATTTCGCGGGATTTACGCTGAATACCTTTACTCTTCTCGGACTCTCCCTCGCAGTGGGAATCGTCGTGGACGACGCTATCATGGTCCTGGAGAATATCAGTCGACACCGGGAGATGGGAAAGACTTGGTTCCAAGCCGCGTTGGACGGGGCTTCAGAAATCAGATTCGCTGCGTTAGCCGCCACTCTGGCGATTATCGCAATTTTCCTTCCAGTCGCTTTCATGTCCGGAATCATCGGTAGGTACTTCCTCGAATTCGGAGTAACGGTCGCGGTCGCGGTCGCTCTTTCTTTATTCGAAGCTTTGAGCTTTACTCCGATGCGAGCTTCGCGTTATCGGGAGCATAAACTTCAGGAGCATAAGAAACGGGGCGGAAAGGCGACGATACGTTTTCCCGAACCCGTATCCGATCCGAATCGATTCGAACAAACGATCGCCAAATTCAAAGCCGCGGTAGCGCCGATTTCCTTCTTTAAAAAGATGGATCCGATCATCGAAAGATTCCTTCAATTTTCGGAACGCATTTATGGTAAGGCATTGGACTACGTGATAGCGTTTCCAAAAATCATCCTTATATTGTCCACACTTCTGTTCGTGCTTTCTCTAGGGTTTTTGCTGCTCCTAAAAAAAGAATTTATACCTCCACAGGACATGGGTCGTTTTATTATTCGTGCAAAAATGCCGATCGGGTCCTCCATCTACCGAACGAACGAAGCCATGAAGAAGGTGGAGGAGTATCTTCTTAAGAAACCGGAAATTTCCAAGTATATGTCTAATATAGGCGGAATGGGCGGAACGGAATCCAACGGGGCGATGTTTTTTGTTTCGGTCAAAGATATGGGACAACGACCAAAGAGCAAAAAGACGGGGAGAGAAATAACTCAAAACGAAATCTTCGGTGATTTACGAAAAGATTTAAAAGCACTCGTTCCTGAATGTAAATTTTCCGTTCAGGACTTGTCGCAAAGAGGGTTTAGTGCGGGAAGAGGATATCCAGTCGAGCTCGTATTGTCCGGACCGGATTGGGCCAATTTAGCCAAGGTTGCCGACGAAATTCGAAATCGCTTGGACCAAAGTGGAGTTCTATTGGACATCGATACGGATTACGTTTCGGGACAGCCGGAAGTCCGGATTTTACCCAACCGAGAAGCCGCTGCTTTGAGAGGCGTTAGTATGGCGAATATCGGAAATACGATCGGACCTCTGATGGGCGGGAAAAAGGTGAGTCGATTTACCGAAAACGGGAGAAGTTACGATGTCCGCGTTAAGATTAACAAGGAACAGGGAGAAAAAGCCGACATCATACCGAATATAAGCGTTCGCAATACGTACGGTGAATTCGTGCGTTTAAAAGACGTTTTGGTTCTTCAAGCCACGAATACGCTAAAGAATATTACTCGCGTTAACCGGGATCGAACGATTAAAATATTCGGAAATCCTCCGGTAGCCGTCGGACAGAACAAAGCTACGGAAGAATCCATACGAATCGCTAAAGAAGTGCTTCCGGAAGGCTATTCGGTCGACGTGACAGGTTCGGCAAAGACAGCCGGAGAATCCGCTAGTAGTCTTTTATTCGCCCTTGTTATGGGAATTGTAATGTCCTATATGATTTTAGCGAGTCAGTTCAATAGCCTAAAGCAACCTCTTTATATATTATTAGCGATGCCTTTCAGTTTTTCCGGGGCGCTAATCGCTCTTTATTTTACGAAGCAATCGTTCAATATGTATAGCTTTATCGGCTTGATCATGTTGCTCGGGCTTGTTAAGAAGAACTCTATTCTATTAGTCGAATTCGTAAACCATGTCCGCTCGCAAGGAAAAAGCATTGCAGAGTCGATCCGGGAAGGTTGTCCTGTCCGATTGCGACCGGTGTTGATGACCTCTTTCTCATCCATTGCGGCGGCTATTCCACCGGCGCTAGCATTAGGACCCGGCTCCGAGACTCGCGTCCCGATGGCAATTACCATCTTGGGTGGACTGGTTCTCTCGACTCTTATTACTTTTATCGTGGTGCCTGCCGCGTATTTTCTTATGGAAAAGGAATCGAATGATAAGTTATCGCATAATAGATAA
- a CDS encoding TolC family protein: MISYRIIDKKVLFFLPICIWSILHFFISCASSTSLTSTEVKLKDGVVEDNLKQVTGVTTQDVERASSRYAVSLDDLYILAVERTERIALRNETTEQAEAQKWAQFAGFFPTLSYVYNKFYTTPPVHPTPTASLAQQISADNQLQANLDKYGPGALLVPSSTGGTSTTISPTATAGSRILLSVPINTMITSFLSFKSAKFTTEQRRLEAKHEAGRMYLELAQAYFNFLMLEENLRFAQQTFDLTSEDVQERRRLYSLGRIMRSELLSAETRLSNAEASLGDTKFQLEQVRITLFTMAGSEPTLKVAGYQANNLPDAPVDREPEEFLSKRYDVLASDKSLKASEWNKSVAMTNIYLPSIAFNNYYSFPTPGTTYNKDIVTQFQVTVPLTPFAQLENYRAADSQRKQAKLTVSQTRRTASQEIRNAFEGYKNSQRLLTIYEKAYTLAQETAQSQVASYRTGRTSRIESITARLSALTSEMTYRRMLHQHNLNRIVVGVTTGEIPRLPAEKESKEN; this comes from the coding sequence ATGATAAGTTATCGCATAATAGATAAAAAAGTTCTTTTTTTTCTTCCTATCTGCATATGGTCCATTCTTCATTTCTTTATTTCCTGCGCCTCCTCGACGTCGCTAACTTCGACTGAAGTCAAACTAAAGGACGGCGTCGTAGAGGATAATTTAAAACAAGTAACCGGAGTAACGACTCAGGATGTGGAAAGAGCATCGTCACGTTACGCAGTCTCTTTAGACGATTTGTACATTCTCGCCGTAGAGAGAACGGAACGGATCGCTTTAAGAAACGAGACCACCGAACAGGCGGAGGCTCAAAAATGGGCGCAATTTGCCGGGTTCTTTCCGACTTTATCGTATGTGTATAACAAATTCTACACGACGCCTCCCGTTCATCCGACTCCGACCGCTTCTTTGGCTCAACAAATATCGGCCGATAATCAACTGCAAGCCAATCTGGACAAGTACGGTCCGGGGGCGTTGCTTGTCCCTTCCTCTACCGGAGGAACTTCGACTACTATCTCTCCGACAGCTACTGCCGGTTCGCGTATTCTATTGAGCGTTCCGATCAATACTATGATAACGTCGTTTTTGAGTTTCAAATCAGCAAAATTTACCACTGAGCAGAGAAGACTGGAAGCGAAACATGAAGCAGGTAGAATGTATTTGGAATTGGCCCAGGCATATTTTAATTTTCTAATGTTAGAGGAGAATTTACGATTCGCCCAACAAACTTTCGATTTGACATCGGAGGATGTGCAGGAACGGCGCAGACTTTATTCCTTGGGTCGAATAATGAGATCCGAGCTACTTTCGGCAGAAACCAGGTTGTCCAATGCCGAAGCTTCGCTCGGAGACACTAAATTTCAATTGGAACAGGTAAGGATTACTTTATTTACGATGGCGGGCAGCGAGCCGACTCTTAAGGTCGCCGGATACCAAGCTAATAATCTACCGGATGCCCCAGTGGATCGAGAGCCGGAAGAATTTCTTTCGAAAAGATACGACGTTCTCGCTTCGGATAAAAGCCTCAAGGCGAGCGAATGGAATAAATCGGTGGCGATGACGAACATCTATCTGCCTTCCATTGCATTTAACAATTATTATTCTTTTCCTACACCTGGAACGACTTATAATAAGGATATCGTTACTCAATTCCAGGTCACCGTACCGCTCACTCCTTTTGCCCAGCTCGAAAACTACCGCGCGGCGGATTCTCAAAGGAAACAGGCGAAACTTACCGTGTCTCAAACCAGAAGAACCGCGTCTCAGGAGATTAGAAACGCGTTCGAAGGGTATAAGAATTCTCAGAGACTTCTTACTATTTATGAAAAAGCATATACTCTAGCTCAGGAGACGGCTCAATCGCAAGTCGCGAGTTATAGGACCGGAAGGACGAGTCGGATCGAATCGATTACGGCCAGACTTTCCGCTTTAACGTCCGAAATGACTTACCGTAGGATGTTGCACCAACATAATTTGAATCGAATCGTCGTCGGAGTTACAACCGGCGAGATCCCTCGTCTTCCTGCGGAAAAAGAAAGTAAGGAAAATTAG